In Nicotiana tabacum cultivar K326 chromosome 2, ASM71507v2, whole genome shotgun sequence, the following proteins share a genomic window:
- the LOC142166281 gene encoding laccase-17-like has translation MPVTENLSFMLTVTPSSMALIIDIKEEHDPSTLFPRHGIRQLRSGWADGPAYITQCPIQTGQSYVYNFTIIGQRGTFWWHAHISWLRSTVYGPIIILPKKNTPYPFAKPYKEVPIIFGEWFNADTEAIIAQALQTGGGPNVSDAYTINGLPGPLYNCSAKDTFKLKMKPGKAYLLRLINAALNDELFFSIVNHTLRVIDADGVYVKPFETDTLIITPGQTHNVLLKTKPHFPNATFYMTARPYVTGPGTFDNSTVAGILEYESKSKPHLKNLPFFKPLLPALNDTTFVTNFTSRLRSLATPQFPANVPLNVDRHLFFTVGLGTSPCDHNKTCQGPNGTKFSASVNNVSFIQPTTALLQSHFFGQSNGIYKPDFPYSPLNWFNYTGNPPNNTLVKNDTKLMVLPFNTSVELVMQDTSILGAESHPLHLHGFNFFVVGQGFGNFDGNKDPANFNLIDPIERNTVGVPSGGWVAIRFLADNPGVWFMHCHLEVHTSWGLKMAWLVLDGKLPNQKLPPPPKDLPKC, from the exons AtgcccgttacagagaatttgtcATTTATGCTCACTGTTACAccttcttcaatggccctcataattgacattaaagaagagcATGATCCTAgcaccttgttccctag GCATGGAATTAGACAGCTTCGTAGTGGATGGGCAGATGGACCAGCATATATAACACAATGTCCCATTCAAACTGGTCAGAGTTATGTCTATAACTTCACTATAATTGGCCAAAGAGGAACATTTTGGTGGCATGCACATATTTCATGGTTGAGATCAACTGTTTATGGTCCTATAATTATTCTTCCAAAGAAAAATACTCCTTATCCATTTGCCAAACCCTACAAAGAAGTTCCCATCATCTTTG GCGAATGGTTCAATGCAGACACTGAGGCTATAATTGCCCAAGCTTTACAAACAGGTGGAGGTCCTAATGTTTCTGATGCCTATACTATCAATGGACTTCCTGGCCCTTTGTATAATTGTTCAGCCAAAG ATACTTTTAAGCTGAAGATGAAACCTGGAAAGGCTTATCTTCTTCGATTGATCAATGCTGCACTTAATGACGAGCTTTTCTTCAGCATCGTGAATCATACTCTTCGAGTTATCGATGCTGATGGCGTTTATGTTAAACCCTTTGAGACAGATACCCTTATTATTACACCAGGACAAACTCACAATGTTCTTCTCAAAACTAAACCTCATTTTCCTAATGCCACATTTTACATGACTGCTCGGCCATATGTGACGGGTCCTGGCACATTTGACAACTCTACTGTTGCTGGAATTTTAGAGTATGAATCAAAATCAAAACCCCATTTGAAAAACCTACCATTTTTTAAGCCATTACTTCCTGCTCTCAATGACACCACTTTTGTCACCAATTTTACGAGTAGATTAAGAAGTCTTGCTACTCCTCAATTCCCTGCTAATGTACCTCTAAACGTCGATAGACATTTATTTTTCACAGTAGGTCTTGGAACAAGTCCTTGTGATCATAATAAAACTTGCCAAGGACCAAATGGCACAAAATTCTCAGCTTCAGTTAATAATGTATCTTTTATACAACCTACAACTGCACTTCTCCAATCTCATTTCTTTGGACAATCCAACGGTATATACAAGCCTGATTTTCCTTATAGTCCTTTAAATTGGTTTAACTACACTGGGAATCCTCCAAATAACACCTTAGTTAAGAATGATACAAAACTTATGGTTTTGCCATTTAACACGAGCGTGGAGTTAGTGATGCAAGACACAAGTATTCTTGGTGCTGAGAGTCACCCTCTTCATCTTCATGGATTTAACTTCTTTGTCGTTGGCCAAGGCTTTGGGAATTTTGACGGCAATAAGGATCCAGCAAATTTCAACCTTATTGACCCTATTGAGAGGAACACTGTGGGTGTTCCTTCTGGTGGTTGGGTTGCAATTCGATTTCTAGCAGACAATCCAG GAGTATGGTTTATGCATTGTCACCTGGAAGTTCACACAAGTTGGGGATTGAAAATGGCATGGTTGGTTCTAGATGGAAAACTTCCTAATCAGAAGCTACCTCCTCCCCCAAAAGACCTCCCCAAGTGTTGA